From Spirosoma aerolatum, one genomic window encodes:
- a CDS encoding response regulator transcription factor, whose product MIRVSIFDDNDSLRETLALIFEATDDLIVTGQYPNALKAVELVNHTQPDVILMDIDMPGRTGIEAVQLIRQQTTRPKILMLTVFEDVERIFAAISAGAVGYLLKKTPADKIIDAIREVMSGGAAMTPSIALKVLQAFQQPKPTDFSLTDKEKDVLKRLVEGDSYKLIAHHCDISMGTVRTHIVNIYEKLHVNSKSEAVAKALKTGLFK is encoded by the coding sequence ATGATTCGAGTGTCTATTTTCGACGATAATGACTCATTGCGGGAAACCCTCGCGCTGATTTTCGAGGCTACCGACGATCTGATTGTAACGGGTCAATACCCCAATGCGCTCAAGGCTGTAGAGTTGGTGAATCATACCCAGCCCGATGTTATTCTGATGGATATCGATATGCCGGGCCGAACAGGAATCGAAGCCGTACAGCTCATCCGTCAGCAGACCACCCGTCCGAAAATCCTGATGCTCACCGTCTTTGAAGATGTCGAACGAATTTTTGCGGCTATCTCCGCCGGAGCGGTTGGCTACCTGCTCAAGAAAACCCCCGCCGATAAAATCATCGACGCAATTCGTGAAGTCATGTCTGGCGGAGCGGCTATGACCCCTTCCATCGCGTTAAAAGTACTACAGGCTTTTCAACAGCCCAAACCGACCGACTTTTCGCTCACGGATAAAGAAAAAGACGTCTTAAAACGACTGGTAGAAGGCGACAGCTACAAACTCATCGCTCACCACTGCGATATCAGCATGGGTACGGTTCGCACGCACATTGTCAATATTTACGAAAAACTGCACGTCAACTCCAAATCCGAAGCGGTAGCCAAAGCCCTGAAAACGGGGCTGTTTAAATAA
- a CDS encoding DUF6252 family protein: MKTHKLVWMLVLVASSLACSKKEDSSVTPASKGVVTASVDGQSFTSEQATSTYNKTTKDLTLVGYNSVHMMGFTLEKLTGPGTITLVDISKTGSTGTYVDVKTNTTYTNKEGRTGTVTVTKFDGATVEGTFSMKVYNLQQKKEVVLTNGTFKVPVEAI, encoded by the coding sequence ATGAAAACGCACAAACTAGTCTGGATGCTTGTCCTGGTTGCCAGTTCACTGGCTTGTAGTAAGAAGGAAGATAGTAGCGTTACACCAGCCAGCAAAGGCGTGGTAACGGCTTCAGTAGATGGTCAATCGTTTACATCCGAACAAGCAACATCGACCTATAACAAAACGACCAAAGACCTAACACTGGTTGGCTATAACAGTGTGCACATGATGGGCTTTACACTCGAAAAACTAACAGGCCCCGGTACAATTACGCTGGTTGATATTAGCAAAACGGGAAGCACAGGGACTTATGTAGATGTAAAAACCAATACGACCTATACCAATAAAGAAGGACGAACCGGTACGGTTACCGTAACAAAATTTGATGGAGCTACAGTCGAAGGTACCTTTTCAATGAAAGTCTACAATCTCCAGCAAAAAAAAGAAGTTGTACTGACCAATGGTACCTTTAAAGTACCTGTAGAAGCTATTTAG
- a CDS encoding prolyl oligopeptidase family serine peptidase, with product MKTSLYTIVALFVSLTVQAQVSVNASLPATPKRPVTDTYFGKKITDNYRWLEDMNSAEVKDWFKAQGDYTNTLLAQIPGRDKLIQTFVDYDKRLPIRYGEIRKRGNTYFYRKTLPNENVGKLYCREGKTGPEKLLFDPTASSQGKTYAMSAFTPSPDGKLLVIGLQEGGAELSTLRTMDVATKTFRPESITAVFGGGIDWLPDNSGFLYTPQNSNDPKDPKGNLDTKARLHKLGTSPGNDPELWSRAKNPDMGIRPDQYPIMYFSGDYTQMYGILSSVDRRIDAWMAAPADLTKSAISWKRVAAPSDSINDFYKIGNRLYLLSVKNAPNGQILETDASNPNPAKATVLLPESQRNITRIVATKDFLFVTLSDGINEKIRQYDPHTKQWADVPIPGTGTTGIEPYDAPRSNEVLAYITSWNNPGTAYDFDPSTRKIAVSTFDVQPNYPGVTDLVVEELEIPGHDGVMIPLSLVYRKGLKRDGSAVCFMTGYGAYGISATPYFSRRSLALLNQGVIIAETHPRGGSEKGQKWYRAGFQTTKPNTWKDFISSGEYLVKHKYTSPQHLIGEGTSAGGILIGRAITERPDLFAAAISNVSCSNALRMEESPNGPVNAPEFGTVKDSVQCMALYEMDAFNHVKEGTRYPAVMCIGGMNDPRVIAWQPGKFAAALQNASTSGKPVVLQVNYDNGHFTEDKAVTFRNFANMYAFALWQAGHPDFQPAKALVKK from the coding sequence ATGAAGACCTCTTTGTATACGATAGTAGCTCTGTTTGTCAGTCTGACGGTACAGGCGCAGGTATCCGTTAACGCTAGTCTACCGGCTACGCCCAAAAGACCTGTCACGGACACCTATTTTGGTAAAAAAATCACCGACAATTATCGCTGGCTCGAAGATATGAACAGTGCCGAAGTCAAAGACTGGTTCAAGGCCCAGGGCGATTATACCAACACCCTGCTGGCTCAGATTCCAGGTCGCGACAAGCTCATCCAGACCTTTGTGGATTACGACAAACGGCTCCCCATCCGCTACGGCGAAATCAGGAAACGAGGAAACACCTATTTCTATCGCAAAACCCTTCCTAACGAAAACGTCGGTAAGCTCTACTGCCGCGAAGGGAAAACCGGGCCCGAAAAACTGCTCTTCGATCCAACCGCATCGAGTCAGGGCAAAACCTACGCCATGAGTGCTTTCACCCCCAGCCCAGACGGAAAGCTTCTGGTCATTGGCCTGCAGGAAGGCGGTGCCGAACTGTCGACTTTACGAACCATGGACGTAGCCACCAAAACCTTCCGCCCCGAAAGCATCACCGCTGTTTTTGGCGGAGGCATCGACTGGTTGCCCGACAACAGTGGCTTTCTGTATACTCCTCAAAATTCGAACGATCCTAAAGACCCTAAAGGCAACCTCGATACCAAGGCCCGATTACATAAACTAGGTACCAGCCCCGGCAACGACCCTGAATTATGGTCACGGGCTAAAAACCCCGACATGGGCATTCGGCCCGACCAATACCCGATTATGTATTTTTCGGGTGATTATACACAGATGTACGGTATCCTATCGTCGGTTGATCGGCGAATTGATGCCTGGATGGCGGCTCCAGCCGATCTTACAAAATCGGCTATTAGCTGGAAACGTGTAGCTGCCCCCTCCGACAGCATCAACGATTTTTACAAGATTGGCAATCGACTGTACTTGCTGAGTGTCAAAAATGCACCGAATGGCCAAATTCTGGAAACGGACGCGAGCAATCCAAATCCGGCGAAGGCGACTGTTCTACTGCCTGAAAGCCAACGAAATATTACCCGGATCGTAGCAACGAAAGATTTTTTGTTCGTCACATTGAGTGATGGTATCAATGAGAAAATCCGGCAGTACGATCCCCACACAAAACAATGGGCTGATGTACCCATTCCAGGCACAGGCACTACAGGTATTGAGCCTTATGACGCTCCACGTAGCAATGAGGTATTAGCCTACATAACCTCCTGGAATAACCCCGGCACTGCCTACGACTTTGACCCATCCACCCGGAAAATAGCGGTTAGTACCTTCGATGTGCAGCCCAACTACCCTGGTGTAACTGATTTGGTGGTTGAAGAGCTTGAAATTCCAGGGCATGATGGCGTAATGATACCGCTTTCGCTGGTCTATCGGAAAGGACTTAAGCGCGACGGTAGCGCGGTCTGTTTTATGACCGGTTATGGTGCCTATGGCATATCGGCCACGCCTTATTTTAGCCGACGGAGTCTGGCCTTACTCAATCAGGGTGTTATCATCGCCGAAACCCATCCGCGTGGGGGTTCCGAAAAAGGGCAGAAATGGTATCGGGCAGGTTTTCAGACAACCAAGCCTAACACCTGGAAGGATTTCATTTCGAGTGGCGAGTACCTCGTTAAACATAAATACACAAGCCCACAACACCTTATTGGCGAAGGCACGTCGGCAGGAGGCATCCTTATTGGCCGGGCCATCACCGAGCGCCCTGATCTGTTTGCCGCTGCCATCAGTAACGTAAGCTGCTCCAATGCCCTCCGTATGGAAGAATCACCCAATGGCCCCGTCAATGCACCCGAGTTCGGCACCGTAAAGGATTCGGTCCAGTGCATGGCGCTCTATGAGATGGATGCCTTCAACCATGTGAAAGAAGGGACCAGGTATCCGGCGGTAATGTGCATCGGAGGCATGAACGACCCGCGTGTTATTGCCTGGCAGCCGGGTAAGTTTGCCGCTGCCCTACAAAACGCCAGTACCTCCGGCAAACCCGTAGTTCTGCAAGTCAATTACGACAATGGTCATTTCACAGAAGACAAAGCCGTAACCTTCCGCAACTTCGCCAACATGTATGCGTTCGCGCTCTGGCAAGCGGGTCACCCCGATTTTCAACCGGCCAAGGCCCTCGTGAAAAAGTAA
- a CDS encoding ATP-binding protein, which translates to MKHCFYFLLIAFQLTLLCRGVLNAQVPKSLDSLEIYVKTHPPIDTNFVRATLRLAYELFTKKAAYQRADSLLQGAETLSIKLDYGRGLSNTYTNMGSLYYLTDRPQEALALYQKSLKSAESYTLHPRIITEKTTDVALALNKLKQYDKAVETSLKVIRMEEQYNIQPRNSRTYEIIGLALKNMNKPRQAIAYFQQRLALMKQSSATPYGLAITEHNIGRCYDDLNQEKEAILHYKTALSFIHGTDYELLRSDILGNIGLALQKDKRFQEAKPYLEQSLAMAIKQGNKEAIAPGYFMMGRFYEELKDYKQAEYYMKKALAMANERGDKAIISEYTQGLADLYGGMKDFQQAYVFQLERNQRMDSTTTVRTNAEVQRMVAKYETEKKEARIKLLQQQARFNQQEAERTRFRTNALLIGAALLLLLGGAVSAWLLNRSKLRRLEEAQKLRKQIAHDLHDEVGSTLSSISMLSGHTDALLRQNQPESAQKTVQKIYTDARQILESIDEIIWTINPGNDSLHRIALRLREYAQPLMEAKGIVLHFSADSSLDDYPVSMEVRRNLYLIGKEAINNLIKYSQATQATIRFELQNDQLMVLIEDNGRGFDAAQVSQRTGQNSMKQRASAMGGTLAVQSTLGQGTRLQLIMNP; encoded by the coding sequence ATGAAACATTGTTTCTATTTCCTGCTGATTGCATTTCAGTTGACATTGCTGTGTCGTGGTGTTCTAAACGCTCAGGTTCCTAAATCACTGGATTCGCTGGAGATCTATGTGAAGACCCATCCTCCTATAGATACTAACTTTGTCAGAGCTACGCTTCGTCTGGCATACGAGCTTTTTACAAAAAAAGCCGCTTACCAACGAGCCGATTCGTTGCTACAAGGGGCCGAGACCTTGTCTATCAAACTAGATTATGGACGTGGACTTTCCAATACGTATACCAACATGGGTAGTCTATATTATCTCACCGACCGCCCACAGGAAGCACTGGCTTTATATCAAAAATCGCTGAAAAGTGCCGAATCGTATACGCTTCATCCCCGCATTATTACTGAAAAAACAACGGATGTAGCGCTAGCACTCAATAAATTAAAACAATATGATAAAGCGGTCGAAACATCTCTCAAGGTGATTCGTATGGAGGAGCAATACAACATCCAACCGCGAAATTCAAGAACCTATGAAATTATTGGTCTGGCGCTTAAAAATATGAATAAACCGAGGCAGGCCATAGCCTATTTCCAGCAACGGCTTGCTTTAATGAAACAGTCGTCAGCGACTCCTTATGGTCTGGCTATTACCGAACACAATATTGGTCGATGTTACGATGATCTGAATCAGGAGAAAGAAGCCATCCTACACTATAAAACAGCGCTTAGCTTTATCCATGGCACCGACTACGAGCTGCTTCGATCAGATATTCTGGGCAATATTGGTTTAGCGCTTCAGAAAGACAAACGCTTTCAGGAAGCCAAGCCTTATCTGGAACAGTCGTTGGCTATGGCAATTAAGCAGGGGAATAAAGAAGCAATTGCTCCTGGCTATTTCATGATGGGGCGCTTCTATGAAGAGTTGAAAGATTATAAGCAGGCTGAATACTACATGAAAAAAGCTTTGGCGATGGCCAATGAACGAGGAGATAAAGCCATTATATCTGAGTACACGCAGGGGTTGGCCGACCTATACGGTGGCATGAAAGATTTTCAGCAGGCTTATGTCTTCCAGCTCGAACGAAACCAGCGCATGGACTCCACGACTACGGTCCGCACCAACGCTGAAGTACAACGCATGGTGGCCAAGTACGAAACAGAGAAGAAGGAAGCCCGTATAAAACTGCTTCAACAACAAGCCAGATTTAATCAGCAGGAGGCCGAGCGTACTCGATTTCGTACCAATGCCCTGCTCATTGGCGCGGCTCTGTTGCTATTGCTGGGTGGAGCCGTCAGCGCCTGGTTGTTGAACCGATCCAAATTGCGCCGATTAGAAGAAGCTCAAAAGCTCCGCAAACAGATTGCCCATGACCTTCACGATGAAGTAGGCAGTACATTAAGCAGCATCTCTATGCTCAGTGGCCACACGGACGCGCTACTCAGACAGAACCAACCCGAATCGGCCCAGAAAACAGTCCAGAAAATTTACACCGATGCCCGCCAGATTCTGGAATCCATTGATGAAATTATCTGGACCATCAATCCCGGTAACGACTCCTTACATCGGATTGCGTTGCGCTTACGGGAATACGCACAGCCACTCATGGAAGCCAAAGGAATTGTTTTGCACTTCTCGGCTGACTCCTCGCTGGACGATTATCCCGTTTCGATGGAAGTACGTCGAAACCTGTATCTGATTGGCAAAGAAGCGATTAATAATCTAATCAAATACTCGCAGGCAACCCAGGCGACAATCCGTTTTGAGCTTCAGAACGATCAACTGATGGTACTGATTGAAGATAATGGACGAGGATTTGATGCGGCTCAAGTCAGTCAGCGAACAGGACAGAACAGTATGAAACAGCGGGCATCGGCCATGGGCGGCACATTAGCCGTACAGTCAACACTGGGGCAGGGCACTCGTTTGCAACTGATTATGAACCCGTGA
- a CDS encoding tetratricopeptide repeat-containing sensor histidine kinase translates to MLSLILPGPSTVRAQIPKSLDSLEIYVQTHTPTDTNYVIALNELGNLITRKKADYNRADSILHRAESIARRLHFGRGMYRANTNMGSNYFLSNRPQQTLESLRKALSIAEDYKFDTRTIARALTNLGTAYRKANQYEQSIEAYLRSLRMQEQYNLQPRNEDTYNGIGLTLKDMHRPHAAIGYLQQAFALNQAQKNPYGMAICEQNIGKCYDDLGQPAKALSYYKSARSHAKEAESELLQSDILVNTGLVLRKLKRFDEARQAIEQALAISRKQENQSAMATDYFNLGQVYEEQKDYKLAERYMKQALALANEQDDKPKIAIYTQGLADLYGGMKDFQQAYVYQLERNQKIDSTTTIRTNAEVQRLITKYATEKKEAQIKLLRQEAQLRQQETQRIQLLLLGSILLLLLVAVGSAWLLNRSKLRRLEEAQNLRQQIAHDLHDEVGSTLSSISMLSGHTDRLLSQNRPESAQKMVQKIYTDARQILESVDEIIWTINPGNDSLHRIALRLQEYAQPLMETKAIDFRFSVDASLDRHPVSMEVRRNLYLIGKEAINNLVKYSQATQATVRFELKERQLQVVVEDNGRGFVQDAINSRNGQASMKQRAEAIGGSLNIQSTPEQGTRLVVTTSIT, encoded by the coding sequence ATGTTGAGCCTGATTCTGCCGGGACCCAGTACAGTTCGGGCTCAGATACCCAAATCGCTGGATTCGTTGGAAATCTATGTTCAGACGCATACCCCAACGGATACCAACTACGTGATCGCTCTGAATGAATTAGGCAATCTGATCACCCGCAAAAAAGCCGACTATAACCGGGCCGATTCAATCCTGCATCGGGCCGAATCGATAGCCCGACGGCTGCACTTCGGCCGTGGGATGTACAGGGCCAATACCAACATGGGGTCCAACTACTTCCTGTCGAACAGGCCGCAGCAAACCCTTGAGTCGCTCCGAAAAGCACTCTCCATTGCCGAAGACTATAAATTCGACACCCGTACCATAGCACGTGCCTTGACCAATCTGGGTACAGCCTATCGGAAAGCGAATCAATACGAACAGTCAATCGAGGCCTACCTGCGTTCGCTACGGATGCAGGAGCAGTACAACCTCCAACCCCGAAATGAAGATACGTACAATGGGATTGGCCTGACACTGAAAGATATGCATCGGCCCCACGCAGCCATTGGCTATCTGCAACAGGCATTCGCCTTAAACCAAGCCCAGAAGAACCCCTACGGAATGGCTATTTGCGAGCAGAACATTGGCAAATGCTATGACGATCTGGGACAGCCAGCGAAAGCACTAAGTTATTACAAATCAGCCCGAAGCCATGCTAAAGAAGCCGAATCAGAACTACTCCAGTCCGACATACTGGTCAACACAGGTCTGGTCTTACGCAAACTAAAACGGTTTGATGAAGCCAGGCAGGCCATCGAGCAGGCGCTGGCTATTTCCAGAAAGCAGGAAAATCAGTCGGCTATGGCTACGGATTATTTCAACCTGGGGCAGGTATATGAAGAACAGAAAGACTATAAGCTGGCCGAGCGCTATATGAAACAGGCGCTTGCGCTGGCCAATGAGCAGGACGATAAACCCAAGATTGCCATCTATACTCAGGGACTAGCCGATTTGTATGGTGGTATGAAAGACTTTCAGCAAGCCTACGTTTACCAGCTAGAACGCAATCAGAAGATTGACTCCACCACCACCATTCGAACTAACGCAGAAGTTCAGCGACTAATTACCAAATACGCAACCGAAAAGAAAGAAGCCCAGATTAAACTGCTTCGTCAGGAAGCCCAATTGCGCCAGCAGGAAACCCAGCGGATTCAACTCCTGCTTTTGGGAAGTATTCTATTACTCTTACTGGTAGCCGTAGGGAGTGCATGGTTACTGAATCGCTCTAAATTACGCCGTCTGGAAGAAGCCCAGAACTTACGCCAGCAGATCGCCCACGACCTCCACGATGAAGTCGGGAGTACCTTATCCAGCATTTCCATGCTCAGCGGCCATACCGATCGGTTACTGAGCCAGAATCGACCTGAATCGGCTCAGAAAATGGTCCAGAAAATCTATACCGATGCCCGACAGATTCTGGAATCGGTCGACGAAATTATCTGGACCATCAATCCAGGAAATGATTCACTCCACCGTATCGCGCTACGCCTTCAGGAATACGCCCAGCCCCTCATGGAGACGAAAGCCATCGATTTCCGATTTAGTGTCGATGCGTCTCTGGATCGGCACCCCGTCTCGATGGAAGTCCGAAGAAACCTATATTTAATTGGCAAAGAGGCCATTAACAATCTGGTTAAATATTCGCAGGCTACCCAGGCTACAGTTCGGTTTGAACTAAAAGAAAGGCAACTACAGGTTGTCGTTGAGGACAATGGGCGGGGGTTTGTACAAGATGCCATCAATAGTCGCAATGGGCAGGCTAGCATGAAACAACGCGCTGAAGCCATAGGCGGCTCGCTGAATATACAATCTACTCCTGAACAGGGGACTCGCTTAGTCGTAACTACGTCAATTACCTGA